One genomic window of Rhodoligotrophos defluvii includes the following:
- the treZ gene encoding malto-oligosyltrehalose trehalohydrolase has translation MTEQFSYPFPFGAQLQEDGSVLFRIWAPNQKGMSVVNPDSSAREDMQPEDGGWFRLATRAFGAGDAYVYALPDGRRVPDPASRCQRDDVDGPSLVVDPRAYRWRNAAWLGRPWEEAVLYELHVGTFSPEGTFDGLRRRLGHFVDAGFTAIELMPVADFSGTRGWGYDGVMPYAPDRAYGSPDDLKQLIDEAHGLGLMVFLDVVYNHFGPVGNYLHAYAEAFFDDARKTPWGAGIDYTQRPVRDFFLHNAAYWLEEYRFDGLRFDAVDQIVDPSDTHFLVEMAAYIRQRITDRHVHLVLENDQNQALLLQRDPAMNPRLYSAQWNDDYHHVVHAQLTNETDGYYEDYSDDRLARIGRALATGFVYQGEKSPFRGGRIRGEPSAHLPPSAFVNFIQNHDQIGNRAFGDRLAALAEPQAVEAALCLLLLAPQVPLMFMGEEWGETRPFCFFCDFHDELADAVREGRRSEFSRFARFQSEEAREKIPDPNALATFEQSKLDWEKARDGGPHQARLGLVRELLAVRAREIAPLARDIGPNAGSFEVAGNVLRVAWQTQRGTLVLLANLSDSPASRPPQSGRNLYAVPGQAGIGDTLPPWAVVWTLAEGGSE, from the coding sequence ATGACAGAACAATTCTCCTACCCATTCCCATTTGGCGCGCAGCTACAGGAAGACGGCTCGGTTCTATTCCGCATCTGGGCGCCGAACCAGAAAGGCATGTCCGTGGTGAACCCGGACAGCAGCGCCCGCGAGGACATGCAGCCCGAAGACGGCGGCTGGTTCAGGCTCGCAACGCGGGCCTTCGGGGCCGGCGATGCCTATGTCTACGCCTTGCCCGACGGCCGCCGGGTGCCGGACCCCGCCTCGCGCTGCCAGCGCGATGACGTGGACGGCCCGAGCCTCGTCGTGGACCCGCGCGCCTATCGCTGGCGCAACGCCGCTTGGCTCGGGCGCCCTTGGGAGGAGGCGGTCCTTTACGAGCTGCATGTCGGCACGTTCTCGCCCGAAGGCACGTTCGACGGTCTGCGCCGGAGGCTCGGCCACTTTGTCGATGCCGGCTTCACCGCCATCGAGCTCATGCCCGTCGCCGACTTCAGCGGCACCCGGGGCTGGGGCTATGACGGCGTCATGCCCTATGCCCCGGACCGGGCCTATGGCTCGCCCGATGACCTGAAGCAGCTCATCGACGAAGCCCACGGCCTCGGGCTCATGGTGTTCCTCGACGTGGTCTACAACCACTTCGGCCCGGTGGGGAATTACTTGCACGCTTATGCCGAAGCCTTTTTCGACGACGCGCGCAAGACACCCTGGGGCGCCGGTATCGACTACACACAGCGGCCCGTGCGCGATTTCTTCCTGCACAACGCCGCGTATTGGCTGGAGGAATATCGCTTCGATGGCCTGCGCTTCGATGCGGTGGACCAGATCGTCGACCCTTCGGACACCCACTTCCTGGTGGAGATGGCCGCCTATATCCGCCAGAGGATCACCGATCGTCATGTGCATCTCGTGCTCGAGAACGACCAGAACCAGGCCCTGCTGCTCCAGCGCGATCCGGCAATGAACCCGCGCCTGTATAGTGCTCAGTGGAACGATGACTATCACCACGTGGTCCATGCCCAGCTCACGAACGAGACCGACGGCTATTACGAGGACTACAGCGACGATCGCCTCGCCAGGATCGGCAGAGCGCTTGCCACGGGCTTCGTCTACCAGGGCGAGAAATCGCCGTTCCGCGGCGGCCGGATCCGGGGTGAACCCAGTGCCCACCTGCCGCCCTCGGCCTTCGTGAACTTCATCCAGAACCACGACCAGATCGGCAACCGGGCTTTCGGCGACCGCCTGGCCGCCCTTGCGGAGCCGCAGGCGGTCGAGGCGGCGCTTTGCCTGCTGCTGCTCGCCCCGCAGGTGCCCCTCATGTTCATGGGCGAGGAATGGGGCGAGACCCGGCCCTTCTGCTTCTTCTGCGATTTTCATGACGAGCTGGCGGACGCGGTCCGCGAGGGGCGCCGCAGCGAATTCTCCCGGTTCGCCCGCTTCCAGTCCGAGGAGGCGCGCGAGAAGATCCCGGACCCGAACGCGCTTGCCACGTTCGAACAGTCCAAGCTCGACTGGGAAAAGGCGCGCGACGGCGGCCCGCACCAGGCGCGGCTGGGCCTCGTGCGCGAGCTGCTGGCGGTCCGCGCCCGCGAGATCGCGCCGCTCGCCAGGGACATCGGCCCCAATGCCGGCAGCTTCGAGGTTGCCGGCAACGTGCTTCGCGTGGCATGGCAGACCCAGCGCGGCACCCTTGTGCTGTTGGCCAATCTCTCCGACAGCCCGGCTTCCCGTCCTCCGCAGTCCGGCCGTAATCTCTATGCCGTGCCCGGACAGGCAGGCATCGGCGATACCCTGCCGCCCTGGGCGGTGGTCTGGACCTTAGCCGAGGGCGGAAGCGAATGA
- the glgX gene encoding glycogen debranching protein GlgX, which translates to MNDGLTSGVPAPLGATFDGAGVNFALFSANGERVELCLFDAEGERELRRLDLPERTGDIWHGYLEGARPGLVYGYRVHGPYDPQRGHRFNPNKLLIDPYARALRGSLRWRDEILGYQAGSPEADLSFDTRDSAPFVPKSVVVAPNLAGLSHPRPHHPWTDTIIYEAHVVGLSKTHPAVPGAQQGTFAGVASPAIIEHLVKLGVTAIELLPIQAFVDEHPVARRGMHNYWGYNTLAFFAPHPPYLGAAPNPYGFKAMVERLHEAGIEVILDVVYNHTAESEEIGPTLAFRGLDNASYYWLRDDDPRYCVNVTGTGNSFNVKHPQVRQLVIDSLRYWTDVMGVDGFRFDLATTLIRDGSSFAVPGGFLDMVASDPILSRRKLIAEAWDVGPDGYRVGFFPPGWAEWNDRFRDTVRAFWRGDEHILPELAGRLLGSADMFEHDIAQNPTRPAWTSVNFITAHDGFTLADLVSYERKHNEANGEGNRDGTDRNFSANYGVEGPTDDPEIRAVRSRQMRNMLATLLLAQGTPMLLMGDELGRSQNGNNNAYVQDNATSWIDWPGLTEEGRALIGFVASLTALRRAHPQLRSDRFKHGFSLSNGLRDVAWLRPDAQPMQIEDWSDPAARSITVVFAAEDEPPLALMLNASADAQQFRLPAGIAAQWTILLDTAETGLSTVAGGEQFGLAPRALLLAEKSA; encoded by the coding sequence ATGAACGATGGCCTAACCTCCGGTGTCCCCGCCCCCTTAGGAGCCACCTTCGATGGTGCCGGCGTGAATTTCGCGCTGTTTTCCGCCAATGGGGAACGGGTCGAGCTCTGCCTCTTCGATGCCGAGGGCGAACGCGAGCTGCGGCGGCTCGACCTCCCGGAGCGCACCGGCGACATCTGGCACGGCTATCTCGAGGGCGCCCGCCCCGGCCTCGTCTACGGCTACCGCGTCCACGGCCCCTATGATCCGCAGCGGGGCCATCGCTTCAACCCCAACAAGCTGCTGATCGACCCTTATGCCCGGGCTCTGCGCGGCAGCCTGCGCTGGCGCGACGAGATCCTGGGCTATCAGGCGGGCAGCCCCGAGGCGGACCTGTCCTTCGACACCCGCGACAGCGCGCCCTTCGTGCCGAAATCGGTGGTGGTGGCCCCGAACCTCGCCGGCCTCTCCCACCCGAGGCCGCACCACCCCTGGACGGATACCATCATCTACGAGGCCCATGTGGTGGGTCTGTCCAAAACCCACCCGGCCGTGCCGGGCGCGCAGCAGGGCACCTTCGCCGGCGTCGCCTCGCCCGCCATCATCGAGCATCTGGTGAAGCTCGGCGTCACCGCCATCGAGCTTCTGCCCATCCAGGCCTTCGTCGACGAGCATCCGGTCGCCCGCCGTGGCATGCACAATTACTGGGGCTATAACACCCTCGCCTTCTTCGCGCCCCATCCGCCCTATCTGGGCGCAGCGCCGAACCCCTATGGCTTCAAGGCCATGGTCGAGCGCCTGCACGAGGCGGGCATCGAGGTCATCCTGGACGTGGTCTACAACCACACCGCCGAGAGCGAGGAGATCGGCCCGACCCTGGCCTTCCGCGGCCTCGACAATGCCAGCTACTACTGGCTCCGCGACGATGATCCCCGCTATTGCGTGAACGTCACCGGCACCGGCAACAGCTTCAACGTGAAGCACCCCCAGGTGCGCCAGCTGGTGATCGACAGCCTGCGCTACTGGACGGATGTGATGGGGGTCGACGGCTTCCGCTTCGACCTCGCCACCACCCTGATCCGCGACGGCAGCAGCTTTGCCGTCCCCGGCGGCTTCCTCGACATGGTCGCCAGCGATCCGATCCTGTCCCGCCGCAAGCTGATCGCCGAGGCCTGGGACGTGGGCCCCGATGGCTACCGTGTCGGCTTTTTCCCGCCCGGCTGGGCCGAGTGGAACGACCGCTTCCGCGACACCGTGCGCGCCTTCTGGCGCGGCGATGAGCACATCCTGCCGGAGCTTGCCGGCCGGCTGCTCGGCTCGGCCGACATGTTCGAGCATGATATCGCCCAGAACCCGACCCGCCCGGCCTGGACCAGCGTCAACTTCATCACCGCCCATGACGGCTTCACCCTGGCCGACCTCGTCTCTTACGAGCGCAAGCACAACGAGGCCAATGGCGAAGGCAACCGCGACGGCACCGACCGCAATTTCAGCGCCAATTATGGGGTCGAGGGGCCGACGGACGATCCGGAGATCCGCGCCGTCCGCTCACGGCAGATGCGCAACATGCTGGCGACCCTGCTGCTCGCCCAGGGCACGCCCATGCTGCTGATGGGGGATGAGCTCGGCCGCAGCCAGAACGGCAACAACAACGCCTATGTGCAGGACAACGCCACCAGCTGGATCGACTGGCCCGGCCTCACCGAAGAGGGCAGGGCCTTGATCGGCTTTGTCGCGAGCCTCACCGCCTTGCGCCGCGCGCACCCCCAGCTGCGCTCGGACCGATTCAAGCACGGCTTCTCCTTGAGCAACGGCCTGCGCGATGTCGCCTGGCTCCGGCCCGATGCCCAGCCCATGCAGATCGAAGACTGGAGCGATCCTGCCGCCCGTAGCATCACCGTGGTCTTCGCCGCTGAAGATGAACCTCCGCTGGCATTGATGTTGAATGCATCCGCCGACGCGCAGCAGTTCAGGCTCCCGGCCGGGATCGCCGCCCAATGGACCATTCTCCTCGACACGGCGGAAACCGGGCTGAGCACCGTCGCCGGGGGTGAACAGTTCGGCCTTGCCCCACGCGCGCTGCTGCTCGCCGAAAAATCTGCGTGA
- the glgB gene encoding 1,4-alpha-glucan branching protein GlgB, whose product MPKTLEERRDRRPAPDWRPSRGAIQAVVEGRHGDPFGILGMHGGDDGVPLSVCAFLPTAQAVEVLDEQGGSVARLECLHDAGFFAGPIPGREQRFPYRLKIRWPMAEEIREDPYRFPTALGPLDIHLLCEGRHLRLYEALGAHIRTLEGVEGVSFAVWAPNARRVSVVGNFNHWDGRCHPMRLHLGCGIWDIFIPGLGPDTIYKYEIIGAHGERLPLKADPVAFAAEHPPLTASKVAGDVKVDWADGDWLERRAQAQALDAPISIYECHLGSWARADGWRMLNWDELGDKLIPYVADMGFTHIECLPISEFPFDGSWGYQPIGLFAPTSRFGSPDGFARFMNRAHRAGIGVMIDWVPGHFPTDAHGLGRFDGTALYEHADPRQGFHRDWNTLIYNYGRREVANFLLANALFWLDRFHVDGLRVDAVASMLYLDYSRNPGEWVPNAFGGNENLEAVAFLKQLNEVTYERHPGITMVAEESTAWPGVSRPTYTGGLGFGYKWNMGWMHDTLAYMSQDPIHRRYHHNQLTFGLLYAFSENFILPLSHDEVVHGKGSLLGKMPGDRWQKFANLRAYFGFMWTHPGKKLLFMGGEFAQEREWSHDHSLDWHLLDTPEHRGVQRLVRDLNRLYRALPALHQRDCDARGFQWVDASDADASVLSYMRFGAEGTKPCLIVCNFTPVVRRGYRVGVPCGGLWRERLNTDATEYGGSGVGNAGAVMADDASWHGRPCSLSLTLPPLATLVLEPE is encoded by the coding sequence ATGCCGAAAACGCTTGAGGAACGGCGCGATCGACGCCCTGCGCCGGACTGGCGCCCGAGCCGCGGCGCCATTCAGGCGGTTGTCGAGGGCCGCCACGGCGACCCCTTCGGCATATTGGGCATGCATGGCGGAGATGACGGGGTGCCGCTCAGCGTCTGCGCCTTCCTGCCCACCGCTCAGGCTGTGGAGGTGCTGGATGAGCAGGGCGGCAGCGTGGCGCGTCTTGAATGCCTGCACGACGCCGGCTTCTTTGCCGGCCCCATTCCTGGCCGCGAGCAGCGTTTTCCCTATCGGCTGAAGATCCGCTGGCCGATGGCCGAGGAGATCCGCGAGGATCCCTATCGCTTCCCCACGGCGCTGGGGCCGCTCGACATTCATCTCCTGTGCGAGGGCAGGCATCTCCGTCTTTATGAAGCCCTGGGCGCCCATATCCGAACGTTGGAGGGGGTCGAGGGCGTGTCCTTCGCCGTCTGGGCCCCCAATGCCAGGCGCGTCAGCGTGGTCGGCAACTTCAACCACTGGGATGGTCGCTGCCATCCCATGCGCCTCCACCTGGGCTGTGGGATCTGGGACATCTTCATTCCCGGGCTGGGACCCGACACCATCTACAAATACGAGATCATCGGTGCCCATGGCGAGCGTCTGCCGCTCAAGGCCGACCCCGTCGCCTTCGCCGCCGAGCATCCGCCGCTGACCGCGTCCAAGGTGGCGGGCGACGTCAAGGTCGATTGGGCCGACGGCGACTGGCTCGAGCGGCGCGCCCAGGCCCAGGCGCTGGACGCGCCCATTTCCATCTACGAATGCCACCTCGGCTCATGGGCGCGGGCGGATGGCTGGCGCATGCTCAATTGGGACGAGCTTGGCGACAAGCTGATCCCCTACGTGGCCGACATGGGCTTCACCCATATCGAATGCCTGCCGATCTCCGAATTCCCCTTCGATGGCTCGTGGGGCTACCAGCCGATCGGCCTGTTCGCCCCCACCAGCCGCTTCGGCAGCCCGGACGGGTTCGCCCGCTTCATGAACCGGGCGCACCGGGCCGGCATCGGCGTCATGATCGACTGGGTGCCCGGCCATTTCCCCACGGACGCCCACGGCCTCGGCCGCTTCGACGGCACCGCGCTCTATGAGCATGCCGATCCGCGCCAGGGCTTCCATCGCGACTGGAACACCCTGATCTACAACTATGGCCGGCGGGAGGTCGCCAACTTCCTGCTCGCCAACGCGCTCTTCTGGCTCGACCGCTTCCATGTGGACGGCCTGCGGGTCGATGCGGTGGCCTCCATGCTCTATCTCGACTACAGCCGCAATCCCGGCGAGTGGGTGCCGAACGCTTTCGGCGGCAACGAGAATCTCGAGGCCGTGGCCTTTCTCAAGCAGCTGAACGAGGTCACCTACGAGCGCCATCCTGGCATCACCATGGTGGCGGAGGAGTCGACCGCCTGGCCTGGCGTCTCGCGGCCCACCTATACCGGCGGGCTCGGCTTCGGCTACAAGTGGAACATGGGCTGGATGCACGACACGCTGGCTTACATGAGCCAGGATCCCATCCACCGCCGCTACCACCACAACCAGCTCACCTTCGGCCTGCTCTACGCCTTCTCCGAGAATTTCATCCTGCCCCTGTCCCACGACGAGGTGGTGCACGGCAAGGGCTCGCTCCTTGGCAAGATGCCGGGCGACCGCTGGCAGAAATTCGCCAACCTGCGCGCCTATTTCGGCTTCATGTGGACCCACCCCGGCAAGAAGCTCCTGTTCATGGGCGGCGAGTTCGCCCAGGAGCGCGAGTGGAGCCACGACCACAGCCTCGACTGGCACCTCCTGGACACGCCCGAACATCGCGGCGTGCAGCGTCTGGTGCGCGACCTGAACCGGCTCTACCGCGCGCTCCCCGCCCTGCACCAGCGCGACTGCGACGCCCGCGGCTTCCAGTGGGTCGACGCATCGGACGCCGACGCCAGCGTCCTCTCCTACATGCGCTTCGGGGCCGAAGGCACCAAGCCCTGCCTTATCGTGTGCAATTTCACCCCGGTGGTGCGCCGCGGCTACCGGGTCGGCGTGCCCTGCGGCGGCCTCTGGCGCGAACGGCTCAACACCGACGCAACCGAATATGGCGGCAGCGGTGTGGGGAATGCTGGCGCCGTGATGGCGGATGATGCATCCTGGCACGGGCGGCCTTGCTCGCTCTCCTTGACGCTGCCGCCGCTCGCGACGCTCGTCCTCGAACCGGAATAG
- the treS gene encoding maltose alpha-D-glucosyltransferase produces MAVDWSDSTWYKDVIIYQLHVKAFFDANNDGIGDFPGLLEKLDYIQDLGVTAIWLLPFYPSPLRDDGYDIADYEAVNPAYGTMKDFRRFVREAHRRGIRVITELVINHTSDQHAWFQRARMAKPGTSARDFYVWSDTDKKYQGTRIIFLDTETSNWTWDPVAQAYFWHRFYSHQPDLNFENPRVLKEVVRVMHFWLEMGVDGMRLDAVPYLREREGTNNENLPETHEVLKAIRAEVDAHFPGRMLLAEANQWPEDTRPYFGDGDECHMAFHFPLMPRMYMALAQEDRHPITDIIDQTPEIPDNAQWAIFLRNHDELTLEMVTDRERDYLWNYYAEERRGRINLGIRRRLSTLMDNDRRKIELMNALLFSMPGTPVIYYGDEIGMGDNFFLGDRDGVRTPMQWSSDRNGGFSRADPQRLYLPPIMDPVYGYAVVNVEAQQANRSSLLNWMKRIIAVRKQHTAFGRGTMTFLFPRNRKVLAYLRQYEEETILCVANLSRAAQAVELDLSAFKGAVPIEMLGRSPFPPIGDLPYLLTLPAYGFYWFNITKQADLPAWHTPMPEPVPEFTTIVIRNLETDITGFKARILLEKKALPAFLPNQRWFAEKGAAQPEVTIASTTLVEGAEGQHLFVQLDVRPDPAASPQRYLLPMTVAWGEQHISPGAPLLSYTIAKVRSGPSLGALFDSSQSDDFIRMVVAAMREQRRVSSEGGEIRFSSTEQLRRLDIAETPEIRRLGAEQSNTSVLLDSKVMLKLYRKLQEGVQPEIEVGRFLTEVARFANTPAYLGAIEFADGEGRTTVLGAAYAFVRNQGDGWEATIEWLKRFIDDEAMSLSARGISINEETIAGALAPYLDRARTLGRRTGSLHLAFASPTDDPAFAPEPITPADLQAWAQAVHEQHARSRAALENLPAGLPEKLHASARKMLAAGDLISRRIDDLAARPVNGLKTRVHGDYHLGQVLVAQNEFYIIDFEGEPARGVEARRRKTSPLKDVAGMVRSFDYAAFTAIRWAEDEPVTDEAAVTAVRHWNRQTTAAFLDAYKQTIRGASDGPGIELSEATFDSLLELFLLEKALYEIAYEASNRPKWVDIPLTGLMRLLTPEATDGSSAGKDAENA; encoded by the coding sequence ATGGCCGTCGATTGGAGTGATTCGACTTGGTACAAGGACGTCATTATCTACCAGCTGCACGTCAAAGCCTTCTTCGACGCCAATAACGATGGAATTGGCGACTTTCCCGGCCTGCTCGAAAAGCTCGACTATATCCAGGATCTCGGCGTGACGGCCATATGGCTGTTGCCGTTCTATCCTTCGCCCCTGCGTGATGATGGTTATGACATCGCCGATTACGAGGCGGTGAACCCTGCCTACGGCACCATGAAGGATTTCCGCCGCTTCGTCCGCGAGGCGCACCGGCGCGGCATCCGCGTGATCACCGAGCTGGTCATCAACCATACCTCCGATCAGCATGCCTGGTTTCAGCGCGCCCGCATGGCGAAGCCCGGCACCAGCGCCCGCGATTTCTATGTCTGGAGCGACACGGACAAGAAGTATCAGGGCACGCGCATCATCTTCCTCGATACGGAAACCTCCAACTGGACCTGGGACCCGGTCGCCCAGGCCTATTTCTGGCACCGTTTCTACTCCCATCAGCCCGACCTCAACTTCGAGAACCCGCGGGTGCTGAAGGAAGTGGTCCGGGTGATGCACTTCTGGCTGGAGATGGGGGTGGACGGCATGCGGCTCGACGCCGTGCCCTACCTCCGTGAGCGCGAGGGCACCAACAACGAGAACCTGCCCGAAACCCACGAGGTGCTGAAAGCCATCCGCGCCGAGGTGGACGCCCATTTCCCCGGCCGCATGCTGCTGGCGGAAGCAAACCAGTGGCCGGAGGATACGCGCCCCTATTTCGGCGACGGCGACGAGTGCCACATGGCCTTCCACTTTCCGCTCATGCCGCGCATGTACATGGCTCTGGCCCAGGAAGACCGGCACCCGATCACCGACATCATCGATCAGACGCCGGAAATTCCCGACAATGCCCAGTGGGCCATCTTCTTGCGCAACCATGATGAGCTCACGCTCGAAATGGTCACCGACCGTGAGCGCGACTATCTCTGGAACTACTATGCGGAAGAGCGCCGGGGCCGCATCAATCTCGGCATCAGGCGGCGGCTTTCCACCCTCATGGACAACGACCGCCGCAAGATCGAGCTGATGAACGCGCTGCTCTTTTCGATGCCCGGTACCCCGGTCATCTATTACGGCGACGAGATCGGCATGGGCGACAACTTCTTTCTGGGCGACCGTGATGGCGTGCGCACCCCGATGCAATGGTCGTCCGACCGCAATGGCGGGTTCTCGCGCGCCGATCCGCAGCGGCTTTATCTCCCGCCGATCATGGATCCCGTCTACGGCTACGCCGTTGTGAACGTGGAGGCCCAGCAGGCAAACCGCTCGTCGCTGCTGAACTGGATGAAGCGCATCATCGCGGTGCGGAAGCAGCACACGGCTTTCGGTCGCGGAACCATGACCTTCCTGTTCCCGCGCAACCGCAAGGTTCTCGCCTACCTGCGCCAATACGAGGAGGAGACGATCCTATGCGTGGCCAACTTGTCACGTGCGGCGCAGGCGGTGGAGCTGGACTTGTCCGCCTTCAAGGGCGCGGTGCCGATCGAGATGCTCGGCCGTTCGCCGTTCCCGCCCATCGGGGACCTTCCCTATCTGCTCACTCTGCCGGCCTATGGCTTCTACTGGTTCAACATCACCAAACAGGCAGATCTCCCTGCCTGGCACACGCCGATGCCTGAGCCGGTGCCGGAGTTCACCACCATCGTGATCCGCAATCTCGAAACCGACATCACCGGGTTCAAGGCGCGGATCCTGCTGGAGAAGAAGGCGTTGCCCGCCTTCCTGCCCAACCAGCGCTGGTTTGCGGAAAAGGGGGCCGCGCAGCCGGAGGTCACGATTGCTTCGACCACCCTGGTTGAAGGGGCGGAGGGCCAGCACCTGTTCGTTCAGTTGGATGTCAGGCCCGACCCGGCCGCGAGCCCGCAGCGCTATCTGCTGCCCATGACGGTGGCCTGGGGCGAGCAGCACATCTCGCCCGGCGCGCCGCTTTTGTCCTACACCATCGCCAAGGTGCGCTCGGGTCCCTCTCTCGGCGCCCTGTTCGATTCCTCCCAGAGCGACGACTTCATCCGCATGGTGGTTGCCGCCATGCGCGAGCAGCGCCGGGTGTCGAGCGAAGGCGGCGAGATCCGGTTCTCGTCCACTGAGCAGCTGCGGCGATTGGACATTGCCGAGACGCCTGAGATCCGCCGCCTGGGTGCCGAGCAGAGCAACACATCCGTCCTGCTCGACAGCAAGGTCATGTTGAAGCTCTACCGCAAGCTGCAGGAAGGCGTGCAGCCCGAGATCGAAGTCGGCCGCTTCCTCACCGAGGTGGCCCGCTTCGCCAATACGCCGGCCTATCTCGGCGCCATCGAGTTTGCCGATGGCGAGGGCCGCACCACCGTGCTCGGTGCAGCCTATGCCTTCGTGCGCAACCAGGGCGACGGATGGGAAGCCACCATCGAATGGCTGAAGCGCTTCATCGATGACGAGGCCATGAGTCTTTCGGCCCGTGGGATCTCGATCAACGAGGAGACGATCGCGGGCGCGCTCGCCCCTTATCTCGACCGCGCCCGCACCCTCGGCCGCCGCACGGGCAGCCTTCACCTTGCCTTCGCTTCGCCCACGGATGATCCGGCATTCGCCCCCGAGCCCATCACGCCGGCGGATCTCCAGGCTTGGGCGCAGGCGGTGCACGAACAGCATGCGCGCTCCCGCGCGGCGCTGGAGAACTTGCCGGCCGGCCTGCCCGAGAAGCTGCACGCCTCGGCTCGGAAGATGCTCGCCGCCGGCGACCTGATCAGCCGGCGCATCGACGATCTCGCCGCCCGTCCGGTAAACGGGTTGAAGACCCGCGTGCATGGCGACTATCATCTCGGACAGGTGCTGGTGGCCCAGAACGAATTCTACATCATCGACTTCGAAGGCGAGCCTGCGCGTGGTGTCGAGGCGCGCCGCCGGAAGACCTCGCCCCTGAAGGACGTGGCCGGCATGGTGCGCTCGTTCGATTATGCCGCGTTTACCGCGATACGCTGGGCGGAGGACGAGCCGGTGACCGATGAGGCCGCGGTGACGGCCGTGCGCCATTGGAACCGGCAGACCACCGCAGCGTTTCTCGACGCATATAAGCAGACCATACGCGGCGCATCGGACGGGCCGGGAATCGAGCTTTCCGAGGCGACCTTCGATAGCTTGTTGGAGCTCTTCCTCCTTGAGAAGGCTCTTTACGAGATCGCCTATGAGGCATCGAACAGGCCGAAATGGGTCGATATCCCGCTGACCGGCCTGATGCGCCTTCTCACGCCCGAGGCAACGGATGGATCCAGTGCAGGAAAGGATGCCGAAAACGCTTGA